A single region of the Salicibibacter cibi genome encodes:
- the fabL gene encoding enoyl-[acyl-carrier-protein] reductase FabL: MVQWVREREGYTVENTNKVALVTGSSRGIGRETAIRLAQEGYDVIIHYARSKQRAEETAQEVEAHGSKALVVKANVSKKEKIDEMFTTIEKEFGRLDVFVNNAASGVLRPAMELEENHWDWTMNINAKALLFCAQKAVPLMEKNGGGRIVSLTSIGSIRVLEHYSAIGVSKAALESLTRYLAVELGGKNIRVNAVSGGVVDTDALAHFPNRDELLEESRAKTPAGRLVERSDLADAVMFLLSDRASMIRGQTIIVDGGISLFT, translated from the coding sequence ATGGTACAATGGGTGCGAGAAAGAGAGGGATACACTGTGGAAAATACAAATAAAGTTGCACTTGTTACAGGCTCCAGCCGTGGAATCGGACGAGAAACGGCGATCCGGCTCGCACAAGAGGGATATGACGTTATTATCCATTATGCGCGCAGCAAACAAAGGGCGGAAGAAACTGCTCAAGAGGTAGAAGCGCATGGTTCCAAAGCGTTAGTCGTAAAAGCAAACGTAAGCAAAAAGGAAAAAATCGATGAAATGTTTACGACGATCGAAAAGGAATTCGGAAGATTGGATGTGTTTGTGAATAACGCTGCATCCGGTGTTTTGCGCCCGGCAATGGAACTCGAGGAAAACCATTGGGATTGGACGATGAACATTAATGCAAAGGCTTTGCTATTTTGTGCTCAAAAGGCGGTTCCTCTTATGGAAAAGAATGGAGGCGGGAGGATCGTCAGTCTAACATCCATAGGCTCTATCCGAGTCTTGGAGCATTATTCTGCGATTGGCGTCTCCAAAGCGGCACTCGAATCGTTGACCCGTTATTTAGCGGTTGAATTGGGAGGGAAAAACATACGTGTAAATGCGGTTTCCGGGGGGGTAGTGGACACTGATGCGTTGGCACACTTCCCGAATCGAGATGAATTATTGGAAGAATCCCGTGCGAAAACCCCGGCGGGAAGGCTCGTTGAACGTTCCGACCTCGCGGATGCAGTCATGTTTTTATTATCAGATCGGGCATCTATGATTCGCGGACAAACAATTATCGTAGATGGAGGAATTTCACTTTTTACTTAA
- a CDS encoding FUSC family protein, which translates to MRFGARIFKTGLAVIIALYAAHLLGLEPAFFAGLTAGLTIQPSIYRTYQRILHQVQANLIGAALAVIFGLAFGQEPFVIGVVVMISIAIILKLGLDSSTIPVTIVTIVIIMGNSPDDGYAMFALARFSLIMLGVFSAFLVNLFFLPPKYENKLYDEIFATTENAARWIRLITRQDTNVQARREDLEESREKLVELDQLYLFYKEERNYFRKTKFAKARKVVLFREMLTATRELVHVLGSLDERENDFYHLPEHMKRLVQQQMDHLTNYHGRILARYSGKVTTQMTDFMSEEADEGNESLTESFMNSYDYKELSREEWLNLLPLIAYIIEYNSQLDHLDRLVESYFTYHQEDDN; encoded by the coding sequence ATGAGATTTGGCGCCCGTATATTTAAGACGGGGCTGGCAGTTATAATCGCCCTATATGCCGCCCATTTACTCGGATTGGAGCCTGCGTTTTTTGCAGGATTAACCGCAGGGTTAACGATCCAACCATCCATTTACCGCACGTATCAAAGAATTCTCCATCAAGTACAAGCAAATCTGATCGGAGCTGCTTTGGCTGTTATTTTCGGGCTCGCCTTTGGGCAGGAGCCTTTCGTGATCGGCGTTGTAGTCATGATCTCGATCGCCATTATATTGAAGCTCGGCCTGGACTCATCTACGATACCGGTTACGATTGTGACGATTGTAATCATTATGGGGAATAGCCCCGATGACGGGTACGCCATGTTTGCCCTCGCCCGTTTTTCTCTGATCATGCTCGGTGTCTTTTCGGCTTTTCTCGTGAATTTGTTTTTCTTGCCACCGAAGTATGAAAACAAACTGTACGACGAGATTTTCGCTACAACAGAGAACGCCGCCCGTTGGATCCGATTAATCACACGCCAGGATACAAATGTTCAAGCAAGGCGGGAAGACTTGGAAGAATCACGCGAAAAACTCGTGGAATTGGACCAACTTTATTTATTTTATAAAGAAGAACGCAATTACTTCAGGAAAACCAAATTTGCAAAAGCAAGGAAAGTTGTTCTTTTTCGGGAAATGTTGACAGCCACAAGGGAACTTGTTCATGTACTCGGTTCCCTCGATGAGCGGGAGAACGATTTTTATCATCTTCCCGAACATATGAAACGGCTCGTCCAACAGCAAATGGACCACCTTACCAATTACCACGGACGGATTTTGGCTCGTTATTCTGGGAAAGTGACGACGCAAATGACTGATTTTATGAGTGAAGAAGCGGATGAAGGCAATGAATCGTTAACAGAGTCATTTATGAATTCGTATGATTATAAAGAGCTCAGCCGAGAAGAGTGGCTGAACCTGCTCCCGCTAATCGCCTACATCATCGAATACAATTCGCAACTGGATCACTTGGATCGACTGGTGGAAAGCTATTTCACTTACCACCAGGAAGACGACAATTGA
- a CDS encoding GTPase family protein: MHDDEQKEYLEEPLRLFRKKMIPKLPSNIQKRVIGEVERLEELFVDSRAPRFAIIGRRGAGKSTLVNAMFQAPVAEVGAVTAETERGGWHTYKNASQQAIMEVLDTRGFGEGDETRFNQTEEEVWQEALASRYPDAILFLVKAKEVDARVTEDIEQLKKLRKIIKKKHDYLPPVIGIVTQVDELDPVYDTDPPFEKEKIANIEHASEHMKRMLKKHLPEVAGILPVCAYIAFKDGEMVYDRRWKIDELIDFLLEQLPGSTWMQWARITQAKTIQSRIAKTIGKSASAITGGVGAQPIPLADLPVITGIQMSMIAGVAYVSGRKLDRKSMAEFLGAIGANVGTAFAFRQLARSLSKITFPVAGHAISGTLAATATWGLCKAAILYFIEKRPVHEAKEAYKNQSEPPTN; the protein is encoded by the coding sequence ATGCATGATGACGAACAAAAAGAATATCTGGAGGAACCGTTACGCTTATTCAGAAAAAAAATGATTCCAAAATTACCTTCGAATATCCAAAAGCGTGTCATCGGCGAGGTGGAGCGGCTCGAAGAGCTTTTTGTAGATTCGCGCGCCCCTCGCTTTGCCATCATCGGAAGGCGAGGCGCAGGCAAATCGACACTCGTCAATGCCATGTTTCAAGCGCCGGTAGCTGAGGTTGGCGCGGTTACCGCGGAAACCGAACGCGGGGGTTGGCATACCTACAAAAATGCATCACAACAAGCCATTATGGAGGTGCTGGATACACGTGGTTTCGGTGAAGGCGATGAAACACGCTTCAACCAAACGGAAGAAGAAGTTTGGCAAGAAGCACTTGCTTCCCGCTACCCCGATGCTATTTTATTCCTTGTGAAAGCAAAAGAGGTAGACGCCCGTGTTACTGAAGATATTGAGCAGTTAAAAAAACTTCGGAAAATCATTAAAAAGAAACATGATTACCTACCTCCGGTGATCGGCATTGTCACCCAAGTAGATGAGCTTGATCCGGTTTATGATACCGATCCTCCCTTTGAAAAAGAAAAAATTGCCAACATTGAACACGCGAGCGAGCATATGAAACGTATGTTAAAGAAGCATTTGCCTGAAGTTGCAGGCATTCTACCGGTTTGTGCTTATATAGCGTTTAAAGACGGAGAAATGGTCTATGACCGACGTTGGAAAATTGATGAGCTGATCGATTTTTTGCTCGAACAGCTGCCGGGGAGCACATGGATGCAATGGGCACGCATTACACAGGCAAAAACGATTCAAAGCCGCATCGCCAAAACAATCGGTAAAAGTGCATCCGCAATTACCGGCGGCGTTGGCGCTCAGCCAATTCCATTAGCAGACTTGCCGGTCATTACCGGCATACAGATGTCCATGATCGCCGGCGTTGCTTACGTATCGGGGAGGAAATTGGACCGAAAATCGATGGCCGAATTTTTGGGCGCGATAGGTGCCAACGTCGGCACCGCTTTCGCGTTTCGACAGTTAGCAAGATCCTTAAGCAAAATAACGTTTCCGGTCGCTGGCCATGCCATCTCCGGAACATTGGCCGCAACAGCTACATGGGGGCTGTGTAAAGCCGCCATCCTTTACTTCATTGAGAAGCGTCCGGTTCACGAAGCAAAAGAGGCTTATAAAAATCAATCGGAACCACCGACAAATTAA
- a CDS encoding glutamate-1-semialdehyde 2,1-aminomutase, protein MNIQHSKELYKEAESHIVGGVNSPSRAFKGVSGGTPVFMEKGEGAYLYDVDGNKYIDYIGGYGPIITGHAHPHITKAITNAAQSGVLYGTPTALENNFAKKLKDAVPSLEKVRFVNSGTEAVMTTVRVARAYTGRDKIIKFAGCYHGHSDPVLVAAGSGPATLGSPDSAGVTSNTAKEIITVPYNDIESYREALKSFGDDIAAVLVEPIVGNFGIVEPKPGFLEKINEITHDAGALVIYDEVISAFRFHYGAAQDLLGVYPDLTAMGKIIGGGLPIGAYGGKMNIMEEVAPLGPAYQAGTMAGNPASMSAGIACLEVLEDKQLYDKLERLGRKLENGLQRKADDAQVPIQINRKTGALTLYFTSQPVKNYDNADATNSLHFSTFFHSMLAQGIHLAPSKFEAWFLTSAHKEEDITATLDAAETAFQAIKNS, encoded by the coding sequence ATGAACATTCAGCACTCAAAAGAATTATATAAAGAGGCCGAGTCCCATATCGTCGGTGGAGTAAATAGTCCTTCACGTGCCTTCAAAGGCGTTTCCGGCGGCACTCCCGTGTTTATGGAAAAAGGGGAGGGCGCATATCTTTATGATGTGGACGGAAACAAATATATTGATTATATTGGCGGCTACGGACCAATTATTACCGGACATGCCCACCCACACATTACAAAAGCCATCACCAACGCGGCGCAATCCGGTGTCCTTTACGGCACACCCACTGCTTTGGAAAACAACTTTGCAAAGAAATTAAAGGACGCTGTTCCTTCTCTCGAAAAGGTTCGCTTCGTCAATTCCGGCACAGAAGCCGTGATGACGACGGTCCGTGTTGCACGCGCCTATACCGGACGGGATAAAATCATTAAATTTGCCGGATGCTATCACGGACATTCCGATCCGGTTCTCGTCGCTGCCGGATCGGGTCCCGCAACGTTAGGATCGCCGGATTCTGCCGGCGTTACGAGTAATACAGCAAAAGAAATAATAACGGTGCCTTATAATGATATTGAAAGTTATCGAGAAGCACTTAAATCTTTCGGCGATGACATTGCAGCCGTACTCGTGGAACCAATTGTCGGCAATTTCGGCATTGTGGAACCTAAACCCGGTTTTCTCGAAAAAATTAACGAAATAACCCATGATGCCGGGGCGCTCGTCATTTACGATGAAGTTATCTCAGCCTTTCGCTTTCACTACGGAGCAGCCCAAGATCTTCTCGGCGTTTATCCCGATTTAACTGCGATGGGAAAAATTATCGGCGGTGGATTGCCGATCGGCGCTTACGGCGGGAAAATGAACATCATGGAAGAAGTAGCACCTTTGGGCCCGGCCTATCAAGCAGGAACAATGGCAGGAAATCCCGCCTCCATGAGCGCAGGCATTGCTTGCCTCGAAGTATTAGAGGACAAGCAATTATATGATAAACTGGAAAGACTCGGGAGAAAACTTGAAAACGGGTTACAAAGAAAAGCGGACGACGCGCAAGTCCCCATCCAGATCAATCGCAAAACAGGGGCGCTGACCTTGTATTTCACTTCGCAACCCGTGAAAAACTATGATAATGCAGATGCCACAAACAGCTTGCATTTTTCGACATTTTTTCACTCCATGTTGGCTCAAGGCATTCACTTGGCTCCTTCCAAGTTCGAAGCTTGGTTTTTGACGAGCGCGCATAAGGAAGAAGATATTACTGCGACCCTCGATGCGGCTGAAACTGCTTTTCAAGCAATTAAAAATTCCTGA
- the bcp gene encoding thioredoxin-dependent thiol peroxidase, which produces MDLTDKQAPDFTLQANDGTEVTLSDYRGQTVVLYFYPKDMTPGCTTQACDFRDAIPDLQAEDVVVLGVSPDPIEKHEKFASKHELPFLLLSDPEQDAANKYGVWQLKKNFGKESMGIVRSTFVINPDGVVTKEWRKVRVDGHVDEVRAYLTEKSEA; this is translated from the coding sequence ATGGATCTGACAGACAAGCAAGCTCCTGATTTTACTTTGCAAGCAAATGACGGAACGGAAGTGACGTTAAGCGATTATCGTGGGCAGACGGTAGTGTTGTATTTTTATCCGAAAGACATGACCCCGGGATGTACGACACAAGCATGTGATTTTCGGGATGCAATTCCCGATCTGCAAGCGGAAGATGTCGTCGTTCTTGGTGTTAGTCCGGATCCAATAGAGAAACATGAAAAATTTGCAAGCAAACATGAACTCCCGTTTTTGTTGTTATCCGACCCGGAACAGGATGCAGCGAATAAATACGGAGTTTGGCAATTGAAAAAGAACTTTGGAAAAGAATCCATGGGGATTGTTCGCTCTACATTTGTGATTAACCCGGACGGGGTTGTTACAAAAGAATGGCGGAAAGTTCGTGTGGATGGCCATGTCGATGAAGTCCGCGCTTATTTGACAGAAAAAAGCGAGGCGTAG
- a CDS encoding cyclic-di-AMP receptor, with translation MNLIVCVVNDVYRDHMERRLQNEGFRITELASSGGFRRKGNTTFLIGCNEQDVEQLKNSMKEACLQLEKKKNIEGRHRYRYTSFMLNTSEGEDWLSLYNQS, from the coding sequence ATGAATTTAATCGTATGCGTTGTCAACGATGTATATCGGGATCATATGGAACGCAGGTTGCAAAACGAGGGTTTTCGCATTACGGAATTAGCGAGCAGCGGAGGTTTTCGCCGCAAGGGCAATACAACGTTTTTAATTGGTTGCAATGAGCAGGACGTCGAGCAATTGAAAAACTCCATGAAAGAAGCTTGCCTTCAATTGGAAAAGAAAAAGAACATCGAAGGGCGCCATCGATATCGTTATACGTCCTTTATGTTAAACACATCGGAAGGAGAAGATTGGTTATCCTTGTATAATCAATCATAA
- the perR gene encoding peroxide-responsive transcriptional repressor PerR: MENENLQKAVESLKAAKVRMTPQRHAILEFMFETMSHPTADEIYKALEKKFPNMSVATVYNNLRVFKEVGIVNELTYGDSSSRFDAATDTHYHIICKDCGKIVDFHYPVLDEVETLAEHVTNFQVDSHRMEIYGRCPSCASNEPVRA; this comes from the coding sequence ATGGAGAATGAAAATCTTCAAAAAGCGGTTGAATCTTTAAAAGCAGCCAAAGTTCGAATGACGCCGCAACGTCATGCGATTTTAGAATTTATGTTTGAAACCATGAGCCACCCTACTGCGGATGAAATTTATAAAGCGCTTGAGAAAAAGTTTCCGAATATGAGCGTAGCGACGGTATACAATAATCTCCGTGTATTTAAGGAAGTCGGGATTGTTAATGAATTGACATACGGCGATTCCTCCAGCCGTTTCGATGCGGCGACGGATACACATTACCACATTATATGTAAAGACTGCGGAAAGATCGTAGATTTTCATTACCCTGTCTTGGATGAAGTGGAGACGTTAGCAGAACATGTCACAAATTTCCAAGTGGATTCTCACCGAATGGAGATATACGGAAGATGCCCTTCGTGTGCTAGCAATGAGCCGGTTCGCGCATAA
- a CDS encoding DUF2614 family zinc ribbon-containing protein encodes MALIFIGIFIMYIAIFVFSNSPILMSIAMVIGFLSVISSSLVYLWIGMKSTKTIQVICPNCEKQTKILGRVDACMHCDEPLTLDPKLEGKELDARYNRKNFQQ; translated from the coding sequence ATGGCGCTAATATTCATCGGGATCTTTATTATGTATATTGCCATCTTCGTATTTAGCAACAGCCCTATCCTAATGTCTATCGCGATGGTCATCGGATTTTTATCCGTTATATCCAGCTCGCTCGTTTATTTGTGGATCGGAATGAAATCAACGAAAACCATCCAAGTTATATGCCCCAACTGTGAAAAGCAAACGAAAATACTGGGACGGGTCGATGCATGCATGCACTGTGATGAACCGCTGACACTTGACCCAAAACTGGAAGGAAAAGAGTTGGATGCGCGCTATAATCGTAAAAACTTCCAACAATAA